The following coding sequences are from one Ornithodoros turicata isolate Travis chromosome 1, ASM3712646v1, whole genome shotgun sequence window:
- the LOC135387761 gene encoding TNF receptor-associated factor 2-like, which yields MSSICYLRGHFEALAWRPLQFVNLPSTISCDLCAVVPQNIFRLECFHSFCEDCYNTILRTHRQCPVDKQGFQESEVHKFPVRTTRLQKLAVHCCNFNHGCNFVGSLERMKSHFLKDCDFHPLACKKCCANVPHKDIITHYMEERCGAENTLCPSEDISIDRSLIGIGRQINASLSDIADKLGATENQVNSHAVGIDATKEYVMNYAEVLGILQEAHSAFPVTMSNVFRTVTNTLSSIEDHLGNQGASADDLKNRVIATGETLSTLVGLQNDVAQNAVTWNEGWKQCSEKLEAMSKHIQDLSSSTGDKLRCKVDALQAPQASIGYGTNVAFFHMEGVDDLKKTANEKGFARTYSDVFALCGYSMKLQVQFKEHNGIMYIGVFLCICRGPKDSLLKWPFLSPYKLILVHPTDEKKNIEHTADVPGRFHKSPNCFNRPIESSNVGYGWSKLSKFEDPLNDGFVHKNSIIVGVTLVQSRE from the coding sequence ATGTCTTCTATTTGCTACCTTCGTGGACACTTTGAAGCCCTGGCGTGGCGTCCCTTGCAATTTGTGAATCTGCCATCCACGATATCGTGCGACTTGTGCGCCGTCGTTCCTCAAAATATCTTCAGGCTGGAGTGTTTCCATTCTTTCTGTGAGGACTGTTATAACACCATTCTTCGAACCCACCGACAGTGTCCGGTCGACAAGCAAGGATTTCAAGAAAGTGAAGTACATAAATTTCCAGTTAGAACCACGCGCCTTCAGAAACTGGCTGTTCACTGTTGCAACTTCAACCACGGATGTAATTTCGTCGGATCGCTGGAACGAATGAAATCTCACTTCTTGAAGGACTGTGATTTTCATCCATTAGCGTGTAAAAAGTGTTGTGCAAACGTGCCCCATAAAGACATCATCACCCATTACATGGAAGAACGGTGCGGGGCTGAAAATACTTTGTGCCCGAGCGAAGATATTTCAATTGACAGGAGCCTCATCGGCATTGGAAGACAGATAAACGCCTCACTATCAGATATAGCAGATAAGCTAGGCGCCACTGAAAACCAGGTAAATAGCCATGCTGTAGGGATCGACGCTACGAAAGAGTACGTTATGAATTACGCTGAAGTACTGGGTATTCTGCAAGAGGCACACAGCGCCTTCCCAGTGACGATGTCTAACGTTTTCCGCACAGTTACGAATACATTGTCTTCGATCGAAGATCATCTTGGTAACCAAGGTGCAAGTGCCGACGACCTGAAGAATCGTGTCATTGCCACTGGTGAGACGCTAAGTACACTTGTGGGATTGCAAAACGACGTAGCTCAGAATGCAGTTACCTGGAATGAAGGCTGGAAACAATGCTCCGAGAAACTTGAAGCGATGTCGAAACACATACAAGATCTTTCGTCGTCGACCGGGGACAAACTGAGATGCAAAGTAGATGCCCTCCAGGCTCCACAGGCTTCGATTGGATATGGAACCAATGTTGCTTTTTTTCACATGGAAGGCGTCGACGACCTTAAGAAGACAGCAAATGAGAAGGGATTTGCTAGAACCTACTCTGATGTTTTTGCGCTGTGTGGCTATTCCATGAAGTTACAGGTGCAGTTCAAAGAACATAATGGTATCATGTACATAGGTGTCTTCCTGTGTATTTGTCGTGGTCCCAAAGACTCTCTCTTGAAATGGCCCTTCTTGTCGCCTTATAAGCTCATCTTGGTTCATCCAACTGACGAGAAAAAGAACATCGAGCATACTGCTGATGTTCCGGGTAGGTTTCACAAATCCCCTAATTGTTTCAATAGGCCAATCGAAAGTTCAAATGTCGGCTACGGCTGGAGTAAGTTGTCCAAATTCGAAGATCCATTGAATGATGGCTTTGTTCACAAGAACTCAATTATTGTTGGAGTTACCCTTGTCCAAAGTCGTGAGTAG
- the LOC135371239 gene encoding uncharacterized protein LOC135371239, whose protein sequence is MSDVESESFSSSLLDEFSEDSSDDVVSDDDPYSTDPLPLHPPINRDAVVREVTQNDDFRCLCGVCSPEQPDEYLCCTSVSQVAALCDSAGVQCITEHRLFHDFCLRREMLAVNARQYCRYDYRLRLLDLTDNRCLRFTAYSIFASWVWGYLGPRNRRQIPGCAVRAIRREHPSPSYQGYLS, encoded by the exons ATGTCGGACGTCGAAAGCGAAAGTTTTTCCTCGTCGCTGCTGGATGAATTCAGTGAGGACAGCTCGGACGACGTGGTGTCAGACGATGATCCGTATTCAACGGACCCACTTCCGCTTCATCCTCCGATCAACAGGGATGCAGTTGTTCGCGAAGTCACGCAAAACGATGACTTTCG GTGTCTGTGCGGCGTCTGCAGTCCGGAGCAACCAGACGAATACTTGTGCTGCACCTCAGTGAGCCAGGTTGCAGCTCTGTGTGACAGTGCTGGCGTGCAGTGCATCACCGAGCACCGTCTGTTCCACGACTTCTGTCTGCGGAGGGAAATGCTGGCGGTGAATGCACGCCAGTACTGCCGCTACGACTATCGGCTGCGGCTGTTGGATCTGACAGACAACAG GTGTCTGAGGTTCACAGCCTACTCTATATTTGCCAGTTGGGTCTGGGGCTACCTCGGACCTAGAAATAGGCGACAAATTCCAGGCTGCGCTGTGCGAGCGATTCGAAGGGAGCACCCGTCGCCTTCATACCAAGGGTATCTTTCTTAA